A genomic segment from Candidatus Zixiibacteriota bacterium encodes:
- a CDS encoding DUF3566 domain-containing protein has protein sequence MRYELKSIPIWPLTKVAFFLNLVVGFIFGIVYGFFLSFFLAVMSQLPGFQTGELDLDAAGVGIGAMMIIMPFISAISSAVFGTIACIVIGFIYNLVAKLVGGVELNLNELVLQPAARYSTPPPQQTVQTYTPPPPPDVKPSEQSPTDDKEPLA, from the coding sequence ATGCGTTACGAGCTAAAATCCATTCCCATATGGCCTCTGACCAAGGTGGCCTTTTTCTTGAATCTGGTAGTCGGATTCATTTTCGGCATAGTCTACGGCTTTTTTCTGAGCTTTTTCCTTGCCGTGATGTCGCAGCTGCCGGGGTTTCAGACCGGAGAACTCGATCTGGATGCGGCCGGCGTCGGTATCGGGGCAATGATGATAATTATGCCTTTCATATCGGCTATCTCTTCAGCGGTCTTCGGAACCATCGCCTGTATTGTCATCGGATTCATCTACAATCTGGTGGCAAAGCTGGTCGGTGGTGTTGAGCTGAACCTGAATGAACTGGTCCTTCAGCCGGCGGCCCGGTATTCAACTCCGCCGCCTCAGCAGACGGTACAAACATATACTCCGCCTCCGCCGCCTGACGTGAAACCGTCAGAGCAGTCGCCTACCGATGACAAAGAGCCGTTGGCGTAA
- the ppdK gene encoding pyruvate, phosphate dikinase encodes MSAKKAASSRRTVKSDRAKGSTAKKAPGKAAAKAAATKGADKVSESAATKLSSSGKYYYFFAVGKAEGEASMRDLLGGKGANLAEMCNAGIPVPPGFTITTEACNIYYENSLEVPKNIDKDLEKYVEMVEKAAGKKFGDIDDPLLFSVRSGAKFSMPGMMDTILNLGLNDATVEGLGKKTGNPRFALDNYRRFISMFGNVVLGIDKDLFEHVITKKKAERRVKQDSSLQVNDLKDIVKKFKAIVKKKSGEAFPDDPFVQLRMARDAVFRSWNTPRAISYRRMNNIPSDLGTAVNIQAMVFGNMGNNSGTGVGFTRNPSTGEKEFYGEYLINAQGEDVVAGIRTPQPITQLAEEMPEAFKQLKEITSRLEKHYRDVQDFEFTIQENELFMLQTRNGKRTVQAAIKIAVDMVKEKLITKEEALMRIEPRQLDQMLHPRLDPAATYEVIARGLPASPGAASGKVYFTAEDVVRHSGHHASVLVREETNPDDIEGMSAAVGILTARGGMTSHAAVVARGMGKCCVSGAEAIRVNAAKKRFQVGKLIIKEGEIITLNGSTGEIMMGEIPTIEPELSGEFAEFMTWADEVRRLGVRTNADTPRDVQQALKFGAEGVGLCRTEHMFFAEDRIPIVQEMILADSTEERQAALDKLLVFQKKDFKKIFEAMEGYPVTIRTLDPPLHEFLPRRAEIKRRIEELDKKSDEYEEDLEHLKKVIRRIDELSELNPMLGHRGCRLGIVFPEITEMQTRAIIEAACEVSKDKNPVRPEIMVPLVGHINELKNQKEVIQRVANEVIHKKKIKKLDYLIGTMIEIPRAALTADEIATEAEFFSFGTNDLTQMSMGFSRDDAGKFLNFYVANGILPQDPFVSIDQAGVGQLIQIGFEKGRQTRPDLKVGICGEHGGDPDSIYFCDLVGLDYVSCSPYRVPIARLAAAQATLKYGSKDKGKKK; translated from the coding sequence ATGTCCGCCAAGAAAGCAGCTTCCTCCAGGAGAACGGTTAAATCTGATCGCGCCAAGGGAAGCACTGCCAAGAAAGCTCCCGGGAAAGCAGCTGCGAAGGCAGCTGCAACGAAGGGTGCCGATAAGGTTTCTGAGAGTGCAGCCACGAAGTTATCTTCGTCCGGAAAATATTACTATTTCTTCGCAGTTGGTAAAGCCGAAGGTGAGGCTTCGATGCGGGATTTGCTGGGTGGCAAGGGAGCCAACCTGGCCGAGATGTGCAACGCCGGCATCCCGGTTCCGCCCGGATTTACAATCACCACTGAAGCCTGTAATATCTATTATGAGAATTCGCTTGAGGTTCCCAAGAATATTGACAAGGACCTCGAGAAGTATGTTGAGATGGTTGAAAAGGCCGCCGGCAAGAAGTTCGGCGATATCGATGACCCTCTGCTTTTTTCGGTACGTTCCGGAGCCAAGTTCTCGATGCCGGGCATGATGGACACCATTTTGAATCTTGGTCTTAACGATGCCACGGTTGAGGGGCTGGGCAAGAAAACCGGTAATCCCAGATTTGCGCTGGACAACTATCGTCGTTTTATCTCGATGTTCGGTAATGTGGTATTGGGTATCGACAAGGATCTGTTCGAACATGTGATTACGAAGAAGAAAGCCGAACGCCGCGTTAAGCAGGACAGCTCGCTTCAGGTCAACGACCTTAAGGATATTGTCAAGAAGTTCAAGGCGATCGTCAAGAAGAAATCAGGCGAGGCGTTCCCGGATGATCCGTTCGTGCAGTTGCGTATGGCTCGCGACGCCGTATTTCGCAGTTGGAACACGCCGAGGGCTATCTCTTATCGCCGCATGAACAATATCCCCTCGGATCTCGGCACCGCCGTCAATATTCAGGCGATGGTGTTTGGTAATATGGGTAATAACTCCGGTACTGGTGTTGGCTTTACACGCAACCCTTCCACTGGGGAGAAAGAATTCTATGGCGAGTATCTGATTAATGCCCAGGGGGAGGATGTTGTTGCCGGTATTCGCACGCCTCAGCCGATTACTCAGCTGGCCGAGGAGATGCCCGAGGCTTTCAAGCAACTCAAAGAAATCACGAGCCGCTTGGAGAAGCACTATCGCGATGTTCAGGATTTCGAGTTCACCATTCAGGAAAACGAACTCTTCATGCTTCAGACGCGGAACGGCAAGCGCACCGTACAGGCCGCGATTAAGATCGCAGTCGATATGGTGAAAGAGAAGCTGATCACCAAGGAAGAGGCCCTGATGCGAATCGAGCCTCGTCAGCTCGATCAGATGCTCCACCCGAGGTTGGACCCGGCGGCTACCTATGAAGTGATCGCCCGTGGTCTTCCGGCTTCTCCCGGCGCCGCATCGGGTAAAGTCTATTTTACGGCTGAAGATGTTGTCCGACACTCCGGTCATCACGCCTCGGTACTCGTACGTGAAGAGACCAATCCCGACGATATCGAGGGTATGAGCGCGGCCGTGGGTATTCTCACGGCGCGGGGCGGTATGACCTCTCACGCCGCTGTCGTGGCGCGCGGCATGGGCAAGTGTTGTGTATCGGGAGCTGAGGCCATTCGGGTCAACGCCGCCAAGAAGCGCTTCCAGGTCGGCAAGCTGATCATCAAGGAAGGCGAGATTATCACTCTCAACGGTTCTACCGGTGAAATCATGATGGGTGAAATTCCCACGATCGAACCGGAACTCTCCGGTGAATTTGCCGAGTTCATGACCTGGGCCGACGAAGTGCGCCGTCTGGGTGTCAGAACCAACGCCGATACGCCGCGCGATGTACAGCAGGCTCTGAAGTTCGGAGCCGAAGGCGTCGGGCTTTGCCGTACCGAGCACATGTTCTTTGCCGAAGATCGCATTCCCATCGTTCAGGAAATGATTCTGGCCGATTCCACCGAGGAGCGCCAGGCTGCTCTGGATAAGTTGCTGGTGTTCCAGAAAAAGGATTTCAAGAAGATCTTCGAGGCCATGGAAGGTTACCCGGTCACCATCCGGACTCTTGACCCGCCGCTTCACGAGTTTTTGCCCAGAAGAGCCGAGATCAAACGGCGGATCGAAGAGCTCGATAAGAAGAGCGACGAGTACGAGGAGGATCTGGAGCATCTCAAAAAGGTCATCCGTCGTATCGACGAGCTCAGCGAGCTGAACCCGATGCTCGGTCATCGCGGTTGCCGTCTTGGCATCGTGTTCCCGGAGATAACCGAGATGCAGACCAGGGCTATTATCGAGGCTGCCTGCGAAGTGTCGAAAGACAAAAATCCGGTGCGTCCCGAAATCATGGTACCCCTGGTAGGGCACATCAACGAGCTGAAAAACCAGAAAGAGGTTATTCAGCGGGTAGCCAACGAGGTTATTCACAAAAAGAAAATCAAGAAACTCGACTACCTCATCGGGACCATGATAGAGATTCCTCGTGCGGCTCTCACGGCCGACGAGATTGCCACCGAAGCCGAGTTTTTCAGCTTTGGTACGAATGACCTGACGCAGATGTCGATGGGTTTCTCTCGCGATGACGCCGGCAAGTTTCTTAATTTCTACGTGGCTAATGGTATTCTGCCGCAAGATCCGTTTGTCAGCATTGACCAGGCGGGTGTGGGGCAATTGATACAAATCGGCTTTGAGAAGGGTCGTCAGACGCGTCCCGACCTCAAGGTTGGCATTTGCGGCGAGCATGGTGGTGATCCCGACTCGATTTACTTCTGTGATCTGGTCGGTCTTGATTACGTTTCGTGTTCACCCTACCGCGTGCCGATTGCCCGGCTGGCAGCCGCTCAGGCTACTCTTAAGTACGGCTCGAAAGACAAAGGCAAGAAGAAGTAG
- a CDS encoding acetate--CoA ligase family protein has translation MKQQLDAIFKPKSVAVIGASTRKGTIGRETLHNILVAEFNGKVFPVNPKAPVIHSIKAYSTILDVPDAVDLAIVIVPKLFVKDVVRQCGEKGVKGLVVISAGFSEVGPEGKKRETEVLEIVHEFGMRMIGPNCFGVVNTNPEVSLNATFGKTYPKPGRVGFITQSGAMGEAIMNHANELGIGFSYVASIGNKADISSNDILAYLKDDPDTDIILMYLENFGNPLNFTRIAREVSRVKPIVAVKSGRTKLGAKAASSHTGALAGLDVGVDALFEQTGVMRVDTVEELFDVAAALAKQPVPKGNRVVVVTNAGGPGILATDALINNGMEMPPLSPSTVTKLKKFISAEASFSNPMDMVAGAAGREFRMTLDAVKNDSRYDSIIPIFVPPVTINQLEVAHNIHEALRDTKKTVLACFMGAGESSAGIEYLKENNIPVYIFPEAIAKTLSTISQYKRWLQKPKGKYQTFKVDSDKVRQILKNSLDNGGRAIVGEQAIEILHAYGIPAAGYKYASSPKQAVEGANSIGYPVVMKINTPAILHKTEFGGVMVDLRTDREVRDAFNELKRRVGKIKQGEKFSVAMQAMISGGVETVMGMTIDPSFGPLLMFGLGGIYVEVMKDVSFKINPLTDANAKEMIQAIKSYRLLTGFRGAPPVSIETIEETLLRLSQLVSDFDCFSEIDINPFIASQDKNMCKAVDARFLIKECVL, from the coding sequence ATGAAACAACAATTAGATGCCATATTTAAGCCAAAGTCGGTCGCTGTTATCGGCGCCTCGACCCGCAAAGGGACCATAGGTCGTGAAACTCTTCACAATATCCTTGTGGCGGAGTTCAACGGTAAGGTCTTTCCGGTTAACCCCAAAGCTCCGGTTATTCACTCCATCAAGGCGTATTCCACCATTCTCGATGTTCCTGACGCCGTGGATCTGGCCATTGTGATTGTCCCTAAATTGTTCGTCAAGGATGTTGTCAGGCAGTGTGGTGAAAAGGGTGTGAAGGGGCTCGTTGTTATCTCCGCCGGTTTCTCCGAAGTTGGGCCGGAGGGCAAGAAGCGCGAAACCGAGGTGTTGGAGATTGTCCACGAGTTCGGGATGCGGATGATCGGTCCAAACTGTTTTGGAGTGGTTAATACTAATCCGGAAGTCAGTCTGAATGCTACTTTTGGCAAGACTTATCCGAAGCCGGGGCGGGTCGGATTCATTACGCAGTCAGGCGCTATGGGTGAGGCGATCATGAATCATGCCAACGAGCTCGGTATCGGGTTTTCTTACGTGGCGTCAATCGGTAATAAGGCCGATATATCCTCGAATGATATTCTGGCCTATTTGAAAGATGATCCTGACACCGATATTATTTTGATGTATCTGGAGAATTTTGGTAATCCGCTCAATTTCACGCGTATCGCTCGGGAAGTGTCTCGGGTCAAGCCGATTGTGGCGGTGAAATCCGGACGCACCAAGCTTGGGGCCAAAGCGGCTTCGTCGCATACCGGCGCCCTGGCCGGCCTTGACGTGGGTGTCGACGCTCTCTTCGAGCAAACCGGGGTCATGCGCGTTGACACCGTGGAAGAGTTGTTTGATGTTGCCGCGGCGCTCGCCAAGCAGCCGGTCCCCAAAGGCAATCGAGTGGTCGTCGTTACGAATGCCGGTGGTCCGGGGATTCTGGCCACCGATGCCCTCATCAACAACGGCATGGAAATGCCGCCACTGTCGCCATCGACAGTCACCAAGCTCAAGAAATTCATCTCGGCCGAAGCTTCATTCTCGAATCCGATGGATATGGTCGCCGGCGCCGCCGGTAGGGAATTTCGGATGACGCTCGATGCTGTCAAGAATGACAGCCGCTACGATTCTATAATTCCCATATTCGTTCCTCCGGTGACGATTAACCAGTTGGAGGTTGCCCACAATATTCACGAGGCGCTCAGGGATACCAAGAAAACCGTTCTGGCCTGTTTCATGGGTGCGGGCGAAAGTTCGGCCGGTATTGAATATCTCAAGGAAAACAACATTCCGGTCTACATATTTCCCGAGGCTATTGCGAAGACGCTTTCTACTATTTCCCAGTACAAGCGGTGGCTGCAAAAGCCCAAGGGCAAATATCAAACCTTCAAGGTCGATTCCGATAAGGTTCGTCAGATACTGAAAAACTCGCTCGATAACGGCGGCCGAGCTATCGTGGGTGAACAGGCGATAGAGATTCTCCATGCTTACGGCATCCCGGCGGCCGGATACAAATATGCCTCAAGCCCCAAGCAGGCGGTTGAAGGAGCCAACAGCATCGGTTATCCGGTGGTAATGAAAATCAACACCCCGGCCATATTGCACAAAACCGAATTCGGCGGGGTAATGGTTGATCTGAGGACCGATAGAGAAGTCCGTGATGCTTTCAACGAATTGAAGAGGCGCGTTGGCAAAATCAAACAGGGCGAAAAGTTCTCGGTTGCCATGCAGGCCATGATTTCCGGCGGCGTCGAAACAGTCATGGGCATGACTATCGATCCATCGTTCGGCCCGCTTCTGATGTTCGGTCTGGGCGGCATCTATGTTGAGGTGATGAAGGATGTCTCTTTCAAGATAAACCCGTTGACCGACGCCAATGCCAAGGAGATGATTCAGGCTATCAAGTCCTACCGGCTTTTGACCGGTTTCCGTGGCGCCCCGCCGGTGTCTATTGAGACGATCGAGGAAACACTGCTGCGGCTGTCGCAACTGGTGAGCGATTTCGACTGTTTCTCGGAGATCGACATAAACCCGTTCATTGCTTCTCAGGATAAAAACATGTGCAAAGCCGTCGATGCCAGGTTCCTAATAAAGGAATGTGTGCTGTAG
- the gltX gene encoding glutamate--tRNA ligase encodes MSSQPVRVRIAPSPSGYLHVGTARMAIANYLYARHTGGRFMIRIEDTDAARSDQALVEPILSALEWLGLTWDEDIVYQSKRLDLYRQKAQEILESGHGYRCFCTPEQLELDREEARNVKGPLQYNRRCLGLTEADIQKKLQAGEQFAIRLKIPDGETVFNDIVSGELKRQNSEIEDFIIARSDGTATYNLAVVVDDHAMGISHVIRGNDHITNTFKQIHIYSALGYSLPVFGHLPMILRPDKKKVSKRLGDKDVGEYRREGILPEAMFNFLCLLGWSPKTDREIYTVKELIDIFNPGNFNASNAIFDEEKLEAFNREHIQMKSDHELATLVAPMLVEAGATTKYWLETRWDYLRAVIRTLKDRARRLTDFVSMGAYFFSFDYAYDEMAAQKNFTPEAGELLAELAGRFEELTEFTHDTTEAALNQLAGEKDVKKASLIHPTRLAVSGVPTGPGLYDVLVLLGKPIVIERMKKAVEYIDRKSQPNT; translated from the coding sequence ATGAGTAGTCAGCCTGTCAGAGTACGCATCGCGCCATCGCCATCGGGATACCTGCACGTAGGTACCGCCCGCATGGCAATTGCCAACTACCTGTATGCTCGTCACACGGGCGGTCGGTTCATGATCAGGATTGAGGACACCGATGCCGCCCGCAGCGATCAGGCGCTGGTCGAGCCGATTCTGTCGGCTCTCGAGTGGTTGGGCCTTACCTGGGACGAGGACATAGTATACCAGTCAAAGAGGCTGGACCTCTACAGGCAGAAAGCGCAGGAGATTTTAGAGAGTGGCCATGGTTACCGCTGTTTCTGCACACCCGAGCAATTGGAGCTGGATCGGGAAGAAGCTCGCAATGTCAAAGGGCCGCTACAGTACAATCGCCGCTGTCTGGGTCTCACGGAAGCTGATATCCAAAAGAAGCTTCAGGCCGGTGAACAGTTTGCCATTCGCCTGAAGATTCCAGACGGGGAGACGGTCTTTAATGACATCGTTTCGGGTGAATTGAAAAGGCAGAACAGCGAGATCGAGGATTTCATAATTGCCCGCTCGGACGGGACAGCTACGTATAATCTGGCGGTGGTAGTGGATGATCACGCCATGGGTATCAGCCATGTCATCAGGGGTAATGACCATATCACCAATACTTTCAAACAGATTCATATCTATAGCGCTCTTGGTTACTCGCTGCCGGTTTTCGGCCATCTGCCGATGATTCTAAGGCCTGACAAAAAGAAGGTGTCAAAGAGGCTTGGTGACAAGGACGTTGGCGAGTATCGCCGGGAGGGCATACTTCCCGAGGCCATGTTCAATTTTCTGTGTCTGCTGGGCTGGTCGCCCAAGACGGATCGCGAAATATATACGGTGAAGGAATTGATTGACATATTCAATCCCGGTAATTTCAATGCATCGAACGCGATTTTCGACGAGGAGAAGCTGGAGGCCTTTAACCGCGAGCATATCCAGATGAAGTCCGACCATGAACTTGCCACCCTGGTGGCCCCGATGCTTGTTGAGGCCGGCGCGACTACCAAGTACTGGCTGGAGACAAGATGGGATTATCTGCGGGCTGTAATCCGGACACTCAAAGACAGGGCGCGCCGTTTGACTGATTTCGTGTCGATGGGTGCGTATTTTTTCAGTTTTGATTATGCTTATGACGAAATGGCGGCACAGAAGAATTTTACACCCGAGGCGGGCGAGCTTTTGGCCGAATTGGCCGGGCGATTTGAGGAACTTACCGAGTTCACGCACGATACCACTGAGGCGGCCTTGAATCAACTTGCCGGGGAGAAGGATGTCAAGAAGGCCAGTTTGATCCATCCGACCCGTCTGGCTGTCTCCGGTGTGCCCACGGGCCCGGGGCTTTATGATGTTCTGGTGTTGCTGGGTAAACCGATAGTTATCGAGAGAATGAAAAAAGCCGTAGAATATATCGATAGAAAATCACAACCAAATACATAA